A section of the Oryzias melastigma strain HK-1 linkage group LG14, ASM292280v2, whole genome shotgun sequence genome encodes:
- the sms gene encoding spermine synthase isoform X2, protein MAVRHYTLDFNLSTAVECASVVPGLLSIFHEQELAETIHDTNGHGYLATFVGKNGRLVILRVHSHGLVTIDLQCYEEDNVAQLDNLLNSLEKKLKVILNGNIARTKKLPPLVRGAKVDRYWPTADGRLVEYDIDKVVYEEDSPYQNIKILHSKQYGNILVLDGDVNLAESDYAYTEAITGSGKENYAGKEVLILGGGDGGILAELVKHKPKMITMVEIDQKVIDGCKTHMRKTCGNILDSLRGDCYQILIEDCVPLLKKYVREGRTFDYVINDLTAIPISTSPEEDSTWEFLRLILDLSIRVLHPKGKYFTQGNSVNLTEALSLYEEQLGKLSCPVDFRKQVVCVPSYLEQWVFYTAWKK, encoded by the exons ATGGCAGTGCGACATTACACCCTCGATTTTAACCTCTCCACGGCAG TTGAGTGTGCCTCGGTAGTTCCTGGTCTGTTGTCCATCTTCCATGAGCAGGAGTTGGCAGAGACCATTCATGACACAAATGGGCACGGGTACCTTGCCACATTTGTTGGCAAAAATGGCCG ACTTGTCATTCTGCGTGTGCACTCCCACGGCCTGGTGACCATCGATCTGCAGTGCTATGAAGAGGATAATGTTGCACAGTTAGACAAT CTTTTAAATTCTCTGGAAAAGAAGTTAAAAGTCATTTTGAATGGAAACATTGCAAGGACTAAGAA GCTGCCACCTCTGGTGCGAGGAGCAAAAGTGGACAGATACTGGCCCACTGCTGACGGCCGACTGGTGGAGTATGACATCGACAAGGTGGTGTACGAAGAAGATTCTCCTTACCAAAACATCAAGATATTGCACTCGAAGCAGTATGGAAACATCCTAGTGCTGGATGGAGATGTCA ATCTGGCAGAGAGTGACTACGCCTACACAGAGGCGATTACAGGGAGCGGGAAAGAGAATTATGCTGGGAAAGAGGTTCTGATATtaggaggaggagatggagggaTCCTTGCTGAGTTGGTCAAACATAAACCAAAGATGATCACTATGGTGGAA ATTGACCAGAAGGTGATAGACGGGTGTAAGACGCACATGAGGAAAACCTGTGGCAATATCCTGGACTCCCTGAGGGGAGACTGTTATCAG ATATTAATTGAAGACTGTGTTCCCCTGCTGAAGAAGTATGTCCGTGAAGGAAGGACATTTGATTATGTTATCAATGACCTCACTGCAATCCCAATATCCACGTCGCCAGAAGAAG attCTACATGGGAGTTCCTTCGTCTCATTTTAGACCTGTCAATTCGTGTTCTGCATCCAAAGGGGAAATATTTCACACAG GGTAATAGTGTGAATCTGACTGAAGCACTGAGTCTGTACGAGGAGCAGCTGGGAAAACTCTCGTGTCCCGTGGACTTCCGTAAACAGGTGGTGTGTGTGCCCTCCTACCTGGAGCA ATGGGTTTTCTACACAGCATGGAAGAAGTAA
- the sms gene encoding spermine synthase isoform X1, translating to MAVRHYTLDFNLSTAGRTATEIECASVVPGLLSIFHEQELAETIHDTNGHGYLATFVGKNGRLVILRVHSHGLVTIDLQCYEEDNVAQLDNLLNSLEKKLKVILNGNIARTKKLPPLVRGAKVDRYWPTADGRLVEYDIDKVVYEEDSPYQNIKILHSKQYGNILVLDGDVNLAESDYAYTEAITGSGKENYAGKEVLILGGGDGGILAELVKHKPKMITMVEIDQKVIDGCKTHMRKTCGNILDSLRGDCYQILIEDCVPLLKKYVREGRTFDYVINDLTAIPISTSPEEDSTWEFLRLILDLSIRVLHPKGKYFTQGNSVNLTEALSLYEEQLGKLSCPVDFRKQVVCVPSYLEQWVFYTAWKK from the exons ATGGCAGTGCGACATTACACCCTCGATTTTAACCTCTCCACGGCAGGTAGGACAGCCACAGAAA TTGAGTGTGCCTCGGTAGTTCCTGGTCTGTTGTCCATCTTCCATGAGCAGGAGTTGGCAGAGACCATTCATGACACAAATGGGCACGGGTACCTTGCCACATTTGTTGGCAAAAATGGCCG ACTTGTCATTCTGCGTGTGCACTCCCACGGCCTGGTGACCATCGATCTGCAGTGCTATGAAGAGGATAATGTTGCACAGTTAGACAAT CTTTTAAATTCTCTGGAAAAGAAGTTAAAAGTCATTTTGAATGGAAACATTGCAAGGACTAAGAA GCTGCCACCTCTGGTGCGAGGAGCAAAAGTGGACAGATACTGGCCCACTGCTGACGGCCGACTGGTGGAGTATGACATCGACAAGGTGGTGTACGAAGAAGATTCTCCTTACCAAAACATCAAGATATTGCACTCGAAGCAGTATGGAAACATCCTAGTGCTGGATGGAGATGTCA ATCTGGCAGAGAGTGACTACGCCTACACAGAGGCGATTACAGGGAGCGGGAAAGAGAATTATGCTGGGAAAGAGGTTCTGATATtaggaggaggagatggagggaTCCTTGCTGAGTTGGTCAAACATAAACCAAAGATGATCACTATGGTGGAA ATTGACCAGAAGGTGATAGACGGGTGTAAGACGCACATGAGGAAAACCTGTGGCAATATCCTGGACTCCCTGAGGGGAGACTGTTATCAG ATATTAATTGAAGACTGTGTTCCCCTGCTGAAGAAGTATGTCCGTGAAGGAAGGACATTTGATTATGTTATCAATGACCTCACTGCAATCCCAATATCCACGTCGCCAGAAGAAG attCTACATGGGAGTTCCTTCGTCTCATTTTAGACCTGTCAATTCGTGTTCTGCATCCAAAGGGGAAATATTTCACACAG GGTAATAGTGTGAATCTGACTGAAGCACTGAGTCTGTACGAGGAGCAGCTGGGAAAACTCTCGTGTCCCGTGGACTTCCGTAAACAGGTGGTGTGTGTGCCCTCCTACCTGGAGCA ATGGGTTTTCTACACAGCATGGAAGAAGTAA
- the LOC112141969 gene encoding uncharacterized protein LOC112141969, whose product MCSVSIQHSSIGVQTCISTNMNISGIHSGTLRMYGGFIFKQWKKLFLHLTAEGRLLLCHDALSLPHQMIHLQSSCEAIVQGKDILDLPKLPSGASRDCCFALILPQNKYLLLLAETPSDCCQWLNVLKKVKQTLSSPLSMCKRHQQRPPAIALHDLVSEQLLEKDPPTPPVSDTESSSPGPTSSSPHNKGRNFPSAKSCRGRTQSVGCLRHGTSSNAQAMRAIYLLMGGAAASSAMGYLGACSSTNLEVKADMPLNADFSGSGAAGAYHFGGPVMESPHFNSFDFEVADSDFDAFDCGGFTF is encoded by the exons ATGTGCTCTGTGAGCATCCAGCACTCTAGCATCGGGGTCCAAACCTGCATCAGCACAAACATGAATATTTCTGGGATTCACAGCGGCACGCTCAGGATGTACG GTggattcattttcaaacagtggaaaaaactgtttctgcaCCTGACAGCTGAGGGCAGACTTCTTCTGTGCCACGACGCGTTATCTCTCCCTCACCAAATGATTCATTTGCAAAGCAGTTGTGAGGCAATTGTGCAGGGCAAGGACATCCTGGACTTGCCTAAATTACCCTCAGGAGCATCCAGGGACTGCTGCTTCGCCCTGATCCTTCCACAGAATAAGTACCTGTTGCTGCTGGCTGAAACCCCTTCAGACTGCTG ccAGTGGCTGAATGTTCTGAAAAAGGTGAAACAG ACTCTGTCATCACCTCTCAGTATGTGTAAGAGGCATCAGCAGCGACCGCCGGCCATTGCTCTCCACGATCTGGTGTCAGAGCAACTCCTGGAGAAAGATCCACCCACCCCACCAGTCAGTGACACAGAGTCTTCCTCTCCAGGCCCCACATCCAGTTCTCCTCATAACAAAG GCAGGAACTTTCCCAGTGCGAAAAGCTGCCGGGGACGCACACAGTCTGTGGGGTGTCTGCGTCACGGCACCAGCAGTAACGCCCAGGCGATGAGGGCAATTTACCTGCTGATGGGAGGAGCAGCTGCCTCCTCTGCCATGGGTTACCTCGGAGCGTGCTCATCCACTAATCTGGAGGTGAAAGCTGACATGCCTCTCAACGCAGATTTCTCCGGTTCGGGGGCAGCGGGAGCATACCACTTCGGAGGCCCTGTGATGGAGTCTCCTCACTTCAACAGCTTTGACTTTGAAGTGGCGGACTCAGATTTTGATGCTTTTGATTGTGGTGGATTTACTTTTTAA